AAGGAAGTTCATGTAGTTTATAGGCGGTCTAGGGCTGAGATGCCAGCTAAGAAGGAGGAAGTGGAGAATGCTGAGGAAGAGGGCGTAATATTTGATTTTCTCACATTGCCAGTAGCCTATCACGGCGATGAGAGGGGCTGGGTAAAAAAGATGGAATGCATAAGGATGCATCTCTCTGAGCCAGATGAGAGTGGAAGGAGAAGACCAGCCCCAATAGAAGGCTCAAACTTTATGATGGATATTGATACGGTGATAGTTGCAATCGGCCGAAGACCTAACTCACTAATACAGCAAACCACGCCAGAACTGAAGGTTGCTGAAGACGGAACAATAATTGTCGATGAGGACCTGCAGACAAGCATTAAAGGTGTATATGCTGGCGGAGACATAGTTACTGGTGAAGCAACAGTTATAAGCGCTATGGGTGCTGGAAAGAAAGCTGCTAAATCAATCCATAAATATTTGATGGAGAATAAATGATAAAACCCTGCTGTTTGTTTTCTTAGCCTTATCTTATTGAAGACGAGTTTTATCTAGAAGCCTCAACCAGAGGCGGTATTATCTCCTCATAGCCAACTGACATTATATGGCATCCGGCAGCGGAAGTTGTTTTCCTCAGCTCCCTAATGAAATTAGTGAAATAATTGAGGTTTATTTCATCATACTTTAATCTTCTCAGGTTCTTATCGGATATTTCACTAGCTTTGGCTAGAGCTTCCATAAGCTCTTTTGGCACCTTAACGCCCGGCACATTCTTATCAAAGTAATCGGCTACGCCGTAGGATTTTAGTGGAAAAATGCCTATTATAACGGGAACATTATACTTACTGACCTCCTTAAGGAAAGATTTCGCCTTCTCAATATCGAATACAACCTGCGTTTGAAAGAAGTCAGCTCCAGCATTAACCTTCTTTTCAAACTTTATCAGTTCTGGCTCGATGGGATTAGCGTTCGGATTTGCTCCGGCACCGATGAAGAATTTTGGCGGGGATTCAATTGGCTTACCATTCATATCAATACCCTCGCTAACCATACGCCTTATCATTTTAATGAGCTGGACGGAATCTAGGTCAAAGACTGGCTTAGCTTGGGGCGTATCTCCTAAGGTTGTGTGGTCGCCGGTTAATG
The DNA window shown above is from Candidatus Bathyarchaeia archaeon and carries:
- a CDS encoding methylenetetrahydrofolate reductase — translated: MPEAFISELMRSLKSGKFTFTGELEPEKTTNLARYVEAAKKIKDYVVACNVTDNPQSFAYISSLVASYIIQRDSGLETIYQITCRDRNRIAIFSDLLGAGALGIKNVLALTGDHTTLGDTPQAKPVFDLDSVQLIKMIRRMVSEGIDMNGKPIESPPKFFIGAGANPNANPIEPELIKFEKKVNAGADFFQTQVVFDIEKAKSFLKEVSKYNVPVIIGIFPLKSYGVADYFDKNVPGVKVPKELMEALAKASEISDKNLRRLKYDEINLNYFTNFIRELRKTTSAAGCHIMSVGYEEIIPPLVEASR